The window TTAAATCAACACCTGCTTCGTAGAGGGGTTCCCAGACATTAGGGGCATCTTGGGGTAAATTCCAAAAGCGGAAGATTTTGTCTTCTGCTTGGACTTCCGAAACGATGTCATTGAGTTCGGCTTCAGTATCTTCAGGAATTTCTCCTATCCCATCCCAAGCCAACTCATCAGTAAAGAAGTTATTCCAGTTATCGCTGATCAGGGGCATAAAATTGGGATCAGTATCAGTGCCGATGTCATCTTTGCGTCCGTCGTAGCCGGCGTAACGAACCTCCTGACTTTCCATAAATTCGCGGGGGCGATCCCCTGAGATGATTGGCGTTACAGCACCAGGGGTCACCGTGTAATCCCCCGATTCATCTTGAGTGTAAGTTGTCAATAATCCAGGCGATTCGGCTTCATACTCAGCTAACACTTCATCCAATCTTTGATAAGTAGAAAGTCCCTCACTCTTAAGATCGACTAAAAGCGTTAAAGGCGTACCATCTGCATAAACACCTCCATTATCAAACGCTTCTTTTAACTCTTGTAAAGGATCTAAGTAAAGTTCTTCTAGGGTCGGTAGAATCGTCGGATCTTCTACAGGATCGTGAGCGACTCGTAGGTTTTCGTTATCATCGGGATACAGCCAAATATCAGCTTCGACACTAACAAAACCGTTGCTGAGAGCATCCAAGAGCGGATATTGATGTTCGTAGTCGTTGTGAGCGTGAGTATTGGGTAAAGCTTCTTCTCTAGGAGTGGGAACAGAGGAAGAGACGCTAAAGGTAGTGGTAACTGGATAGTGATCTGAAGCTAAATCCGTTGAGTCATTAACAACAATCTCACTGCTTTCGACTTCAAATTCGTCGCCATTTTTAATCGCAATATAGTCAATGACGCCATCAAAATCTTCTGAGGGAACGGTATCGCTGTCATCGTCGAAAGGACTAACAATTTGATAACCCAGGTCTTCGAGTTCTTCAATGGTTTCAGGATTATTGTCCACTAATTCTCCATCACTTAAAACGGGATTGAGATCGGCATTTAAGTCTCCAGCTAAAATGACCGGTAAGTTAAGACTAACCGCATCATCAATAATATCTAAGCTATCGAGCTGAATCGTCGAATCATCCTCTGTGGGTTCATTAAGATTAGTCAAATGGGTTGCCACAAACTGAAAATCAAAGTCAGTGTCTTCAAATTGAAAATTAGCAATACCTGCTGAGCGTTTTCCATCCCCTGCTGGATTACCCGGCAGTGAGACATTTTCAAATTCGATTAAATCTAAAGCCTCCTCATTGTAGAGAATCGCGTTACCATATTCACCACCGCTAAATTCAATAGCCGGTGCTTCTAATGCCACCCATTCTTGACTGGTTAGCTCTGAGAGATTTGCAGCAATAACTTGCGGTTGATTGATAAAGCCGGTACGTCCATTGACAATATCATTCTCTTGTAAAGCAACAACATGAGACTCGGTATCAGCAATAACTTCTGCAATCCGGTCTAAATTAACTACATCATCGTTACCACGACCATGATGAATATTGTATGTAACAGCGTTTAGCGTCTTGTCTGAAAGGAGGGATTTCTGTGCGTTCATAAGATGTCTCCAACAATTACTAATCAATATTTTTTTGTGCTTTTGAACTAACAGCAAATATTAGTTCCAAATTCAATGCTGAAAAAAATAATTCCAGTAGCGATTCGATTTAAGTACTGCACTTCTAACTAGCGCTATTACTTGCTGTACTACCAGAGAAAACTCCCAGCTTTGAATGAGTCGATTAAGATAGATACTGATATAAACCAGGACTATCTTAAGTAATTAGAGACAAATTGGACACTAAGAGAGAGTTAAGTTTTGAATAAATGTTTGAGCGAAAAAAGTATAGAAAAAAACAATTTCATTTTGAGTGTCTTTGCATTAAAGTGAACAAAATTCCATTTCAATTGAGCTAATCAAGCTTTTTGGCTTAAGCCTAATTGATTTAGCTGATTCTAGAAATATTTAATTTTGATATATTCTATAAAATTAGATACACGACATCCCTTAAATACGAATTACTTCAACTGTGTATCATTTTTATCAGGCTTTAACCTAATTCTCATTAGGTGTGACAAGTTGGATCGGCTAACAAGCGCTGCGCGATACACTTATTGAATCTGAAACTTTTCAAGGGAGCTTCTGAGACAATTAAACCTTTAAATGTGTTGCTGATCAAAATTGCTAGCGTGGAGAGAACAGATAGAAAGAGTAAGAGAGTGATGACTCGAATTTTTTTAGCAATCGCAGCAATTTTAGCCGGCACCTCAGTTGCAGCTGGAGCATTTGCTAGTCATGCCCTCAAAGATCAACTGAGTGAAAGGGCACTGGAAATTTTTGAGACTGGGGCTGAATACCAGATGTATCATGCTTTAGCATTGCTAGTAGTCGCATTGCTATTGAATCGTGCTGAGGCATCGCAAACACCGCTAATCGCTGCCGGTTTCGCCTTTATCTTGGGGATAGTCATTTTTTCAGGTAGTTTATACGCCCTCAGCTTGACAGGGATCAAAGGGTTAGGCGCTATTACTCCCTTAGGAGGTGCAACATTTCTGATCGGTTGGGGTTGTCTTACTATTGCCGCTTTCGCATTTAAATAAATGATTGGCTGATCATAACGAAGCGTTCAAAGTTAAGGTGATAACTTGTCTATTATTTTATATACTTATACAATTAAACTGCTAGATAGTTATTAAACCTGTTTAGGCTCTGGTGTGATCGACGTGACCTCGTAAGATAAAGAACCATTATGACAACCCTTCCAACTCTTCAGATTGGTAACCATATCCCCCGCTACCCCATCATTCAAGGTGGAATGGGAATTAGAATTTCCGGTGCGCGTTTAGCGAGTGCTGTCGCCAATGCTGGCGGTATCGGCATTATCTCTGCTGTTGCCTTGGGGTTTGGTTCCTCCTATTTTGATCCCAAGCAACGCGGGAAAAGAAATATTTTTGAAGCGAATCGTTTAGCCTTAATCGATGAATTGCAAAAAGCCCGTCAACTGAGCCCCGATGGAATTATTGGCATTAATTCGATGGTTGCCGGACAAGATCATGAAACTTTAGTGAGTACAGCAGCAGCAAATGGCGCAAATTTGATTATTGCTGGGGCAGGATTACCAATGCATTTACCCGAATATACCCGTGATTATCCCAATGTTGCCCTGGTTCCTATTATTTCGAGTACAAGAGCGGCAAAAGTGATTTGTCGCAAATGGCAACGTCAACATGGACGCTTACCGGATGCCTTTGTGGTGGAAAATCCCAACTCAGCAGGCGGTCATTTAGGGGCGAAAAAAGAGGAGTTAGGAGAACCGAATCTCAGTGCAGAACAAGTGATTCCCGAATTAATTGCTTATCTGCGAGAAGACTTGCAAGTGGAAATCCCTGTGATTGCTGCGGGTGGCATTTGGGATCGCTCGGATATTGATCGCGCTTTGAGGTTAGGGGCAAGTGGCGTCCAAATGGGAACCCGTTTTATTACAACGGATGAATGCGATGCGGATTGGAAATATAAAGCATATCATCGTGATGCAAAACCAGAAGATGTGGTGATTGTTCCCTCACCGGTTGGACTTCCGGGACGAGCATTAAAGAATTCCTTCGCGGAAAAAGCGATGGCGCAAGCCCCGGATTTAGACAAACGTTGTTTTGGCAGTTGTCTGCAAGTTTGTAGCTGTCGCGATCGCGCTGAACACTATTGTATTGCTCGGGCTTTAGATAAAGCCGCTCGTGGAGATGTAAACAATGGACTAATCTTTGCTGGTAGTAATGCTGGGCGTGCTGAGCGAATTATTCCAGTTGCCGAATTAATGGCAGAATTGGTGGGTTAAGAGAGAGTGGGACCGGTATAATACAACGAACGGTTTGATGTATCAACAGCTTCAAGATGACCGGTTGGTTACCCCAAATTAACCCCATCACCCAGGACCAATGCTGATTAGTGCCGATTTAAACCT of the Cyanobacteria bacterium GSL.Bin1 genome contains:
- a CDS encoding DUF423 domain-containing protein, producing MTRIFLAIAAILAGTSVAAGAFASHALKDQLSERALEIFETGAEYQMYHALALLVVALLLNRAEASQTPLIAAGFAFILGIVIFSGSLYALSLTGIKGLGAITPLGGATFLIGWGCLTIAAFAFK
- a CDS encoding nitronate monooxygenase, yielding MTTLPTLQIGNHIPRYPIIQGGMGIRISGARLASAVANAGGIGIISAVALGFGSSYFDPKQRGKRNIFEANRLALIDELQKARQLSPDGIIGINSMVAGQDHETLVSTAAANGANLIIAGAGLPMHLPEYTRDYPNVALVPIISSTRAAKVICRKWQRQHGRLPDAFVVENPNSAGGHLGAKKEELGEPNLSAEQVIPELIAYLREDLQVEIPVIAAGGIWDRSDIDRALRLGASGVQMGTRFITTDECDADWKYKAYHRDAKPEDVVIVPSPVGLPGRALKNSFAEKAMAQAPDLDKRCFGSCLQVCSCRDRAEHYCIARALDKAARGDVNNGLIFAGSNAGRAERIIPVAELMAELVG